In Pseudomonadota bacterium, a single window of DNA contains:
- a CDS encoding disulfide oxidoreductase yields MLGHRSGSIGFPLRLLARENYEKIVRLKGARHVALITGEEKIVPPGARYFVCTTESMPLDRPVAFLAVDEVQLAADWERGHVFTQRILEARGLEETMFLGAETAKPLIRRLVPEIEFVARPRFSTLTYAGPKKLTRLPRRAAVVAFSAAEVYAIAEVVRRQRGGTAVVMGALSPRARNAQVGMYQAGEVDYLVATDAIGMGLNMDLDHVSFAGLAKFDGRGQRRLGAAELAQIAGRAGRHMSDGSFGTTAEVGPLEQELVERIEDHRFDPVTHLLWRNDALSFRSVAALIQSLEQRPSLSFLIRKRDADDQLALQALARDEAVIARAGSPDRVRLLWEVCQVPDFRRTMAEGHTRLLAQIFHYLSEPEGRLPADWVARQVDRLDRGDGDIDTLTQRISHIRTWSYVAHRADWLAEALHWQERTRAIEDKLSDALHDRLTQRFVDRRAAVLVKALSDPAELMASVRSDGEVLVEGHPVGHLEGFHFVPDGEASAESARHLLAAARRVLPAEIQRRIERLIAAPDADLALDENGRIRWQGAVVAKLAAGRSALAPTVEPLANEFVHLASRERMAKRLSAWLDRELDRRLAPLLELTRAELNGAARGLAFMLAESLGCIRRSEAAPQVAALAKSERKELARLGVRLGAHAIYLAALFKPGALRLKALLWGVRNGLAPSSLPKPQPAMWPRAAILPDGYYHAIGHLPLGNFVLRVDRAEAVAAKAERMAAKGPFAATAELVRLAGCLPGEIAAVLVALGYRAGVGEDGVSFRVEHRHRRLARRPGAKRDSPFAKLEVLARRR; encoded by the coding sequence ATGCTCGGCCACCGTTCGGGCAGCATCGGCTTTCCCTTGCGGCTCTTGGCGCGGGAAAACTACGAGAAGATCGTTCGCCTGAAGGGTGCTCGCCACGTGGCGCTGATCACCGGCGAGGAGAAGATCGTCCCGCCGGGTGCCCGCTATTTCGTGTGCACCACCGAATCGATGCCGCTCGACCGGCCGGTGGCGTTCCTTGCCGTCGATGAGGTGCAGCTGGCCGCCGACTGGGAGCGGGGCCATGTCTTCACCCAGCGCATCCTGGAGGCCCGCGGCCTCGAGGAGACGATGTTCCTCGGCGCCGAGACGGCAAAGCCGCTCATTCGTCGACTGGTTCCCGAGATCGAGTTCGTGGCGCGGCCGCGGTTCTCGACCTTGACCTATGCCGGCCCGAAGAAGCTGACCCGGCTGCCGCGCCGCGCGGCGGTGGTCGCCTTTTCGGCGGCCGAGGTCTACGCCATCGCCGAAGTGGTTCGCCGGCAGCGGGGCGGCACCGCGGTGGTGATGGGGGCCTTGAGCCCAAGGGCACGGAACGCCCAGGTCGGCATGTACCAGGCGGGCGAGGTCGACTATCTGGTGGCGACCGATGCCATCGGCATGGGCCTCAACATGGACCTGGACCATGTGAGCTTTGCCGGGCTCGCCAAGTTCGACGGACGCGGCCAGCGTCGACTGGGTGCGGCCGAGCTGGCGCAGATCGCCGGGCGCGCCGGCCGGCACATGAGCGACGGCAGCTTCGGCACCACCGCCGAGGTGGGCCCGCTCGAGCAGGAGCTGGTCGAGCGCATCGAGGACCACCGCTTCGATCCGGTGACCCATCTCCTCTGGCGCAACGATGCCTTGTCGTTCCGCTCGGTCGCCGCCCTCATCCAGAGCCTGGAGCAGCGGCCCTCGCTCTCCTTCCTCATCCGCAAGCGCGATGCCGACGATCAGCTGGCCCTCCAGGCACTGGCGCGCGACGAGGCCGTCATCGCTCGCGCCGGTTCGCCCGATCGGGTGCGGCTCTTGTGGGAGGTCTGCCAGGTCCCGGATTTCCGTCGCACCATGGCCGAAGGGCATACCAGGCTGCTGGCGCAGATCTTCCACTATCTCTCTGAGCCCGAGGGGCGGCTGCCGGCCGATTGGGTCGCTCGCCAGGTCGATCGTCTCGACCGCGGGGATGGCGACATCGACACCTTGACCCAGCGCATCTCCCATATCCGCACCTGGAGCTATGTGGCCCACCGCGCCGACTGGCTGGCCGAGGCGCTGCACTGGCAGGAGCGCACGCGGGCGATCGAGGACAAGCTCTCCGATGCGCTGCACGATCGCTTGACCCAGCGCTTCGTCGACCGTCGGGCCGCCGTGCTGGTGAAGGCGCTCAGCGACCCGGCGGAGCTGATGGCCTCTGTCCGCAGCGACGGCGAGGTGCTGGTCGAGGGCCATCCCGTCGGTCATCTCGAGGGTTTCCACTTCGTGCCCGACGGCGAGGCCTCGGCGGAGTCGGCGCGCCATCTGCTGGCCGCCGCACGGCGCGTGCTGCCGGCGGAGATCCAACGGCGCATCGAGCGCCTCATCGCCGCACCGGACGCGGACTTGGCACTCGATGAGAACGGCCGCATCCGTTGGCAAGGGGCGGTGGTGGCGAAGCTTGCTGCCGGCCGAAGCGCGCTGGCGCCCACGGTGGAGCCGCTGGCCAACGAGTTCGTTCACCTGGCGTCCCGCGAACGCATGGCCAAGCGGCTTTCGGCATGGCTCGATCGGGAGCTCGACCGGCGCTTGGCTCCGCTCCTCGAATTGACCCGCGCCGAGCTCAACGGTGCTGCCCGCGGGCTTGCCTTCATGCTGGCCGAGAGTCTCGGCTGCATCCGGCGCAGCGAAGCCGCCCCGCAGGTGGCCGCGCTTGCCAAGAGCGAGCGCAAGGAGCTGGCGCGCCTCGGCGTCAGGCTGGGAGCGCATGCGATCTACCTGGCGGCGCTGTTCAAGCCCGGCGCTCTTAGGCTGAAGGCGCTTCTCTGGGGTGTGCGCAACGGGCTTGCACCCTCTTCTCTGCCGAAGCCGCAACCGGCGATGTGGCCGAGGGCCGCCATCCTGCCCGATGGCTACTATCATGCGATCGGGCATCTGCCGCTCGGCAACTTCGTGCTCCGGGTCGACCGGGCCGAGGCGGTTGCCGCCAAGGCGGAGCGCATGGCGGCCAAGGGCCCCTTCGCCGCCACCGCCGAGCTCGTCCGCTTGGCCGGCTGCCTGCCGGGGGAGATCGCGGCCGTGCTGGTGGCGCTTGGCTATCGTGCCGGGGTGGGCGAGGACGGGGTCAGCTTCCGGGTCGAGCATCGGCATCGGCGCCTCGC
- the htpG gene encoding molecular chaperone HtpG, producing the protein MSEAQTTETQPPESRPGEKMSFQAEVSRLLDIVAHSLYSEKEIFLRELISNASDACDRLRYAAITQPDLAEGGGAYTISLGLDKEARTLTVADNGIGMSKAEIVDNLGTIARSGTSAFLNQLSGDAKKDVALIGQFGVGFYSAFMVADKVEVLARKAGEREAWLWSSDGKGEFTVTAAEKSGRGTAVVLHLKAEDGEFLEPMRLREIVKRYSDHIQVPIELTEGGKPETLNAASALWSRPKSEITEQQYREFYRHVAHALDQPWLTIHHKAEGTIEYTSLLYVPESKPFDLFHPDRRHRVKLYLKRVYITDDCKELVPTWLRFLRGVVDTPDLALNVSREMLQKSPLMAKIRGGITKRVLSELQKQADADQESYGKFWENFGAVLKEGLYEDRGEHRDAILKLSRFHSTNGPALASLAQYIARMKDGQDAIYTISGEELDALRASPQLEGFAAKGVEVLLLTDPIDEFWVSTINDYEGKPFKSATRGGVDLAKIKSADKPLEPEAATDDIGALLAMFKLALGDSVKDVRKTERLTDSAVCLVADEHDLDMRLERMLRQHKQLEAGFKRILEVNPKHKLVRKLAQMASRKGAAPVIEESAKLLLDQARIVEGEPVPDPKAFAKRLADMLERGLVA; encoded by the coding sequence ATGTCCGAGGCACAGACCACCGAGACTCAGCCCCCCGAGAGTCGACCCGGGGAGAAGATGAGCTTCCAGGCCGAGGTGAGCCGGCTTCTCGATATCGTCGCGCATTCGCTCTACAGCGAAAAAGAGATCTTCCTGCGCGAGCTCATCTCCAACGCCTCGGATGCCTGCGATCGCCTGCGCTATGCCGCGATCACCCAGCCGGATCTCGCCGAGGGCGGCGGCGCGTACACGATCTCGCTTGGCCTCGACAAGGAGGCCCGCACGCTCACCGTCGCCGACAATGGCATCGGCATGAGCAAGGCGGAGATCGTCGACAATCTCGGCACCATCGCCCGCTCCGGCACCTCGGCGTTCCTGAACCAACTTTCCGGCGACGCGAAAAAGGACGTGGCGCTCATCGGCCAGTTCGGCGTCGGCTTCTATTCCGCCTTCATGGTCGCCGACAAGGTCGAGGTGCTGGCGCGCAAGGCGGGCGAGCGCGAGGCCTGGCTGTGGTCTTCCGACGGCAAGGGCGAATTCACCGTCACGGCGGCCGAGAAGAGCGGCCGCGGCACCGCCGTGGTGCTGCATCTCAAGGCCGAGGACGGCGAGTTCCTCGAGCCCATGCGCTTGCGCGAGATCGTCAAGCGCTACTCCGACCACATCCAGGTTCCCATCGAGCTCACCGAGGGTGGCAAGCCCGAGACCTTGAATGCCGCCTCGGCCCTGTGGAGCCGGCCGAAATCGGAGATCACCGAGCAGCAATACCGCGAATTCTACCGGCACGTCGCCCATGCCCTCGACCAGCCCTGGCTCACCATCCACCACAAGGCCGAGGGCACGATCGAATACACGAGCCTCTTGTACGTGCCGGAGTCGAAGCCTTTCGATCTGTTTCATCCCGACCGCCGGCACCGGGTGAAGCTCTATCTGAAGCGGGTCTACATCACGGACGACTGCAAGGAGCTGGTGCCGACCTGGCTCAGGTTCCTGCGCGGCGTCGTCGATACCCCGGATCTGGCGCTCAATGTCAGCCGCGAGATGCTGCAGAAGAGCCCGCTGATGGCCAAGATCCGGGGCGGCATCACCAAGCGGGTGCTGAGCGAGCTGCAGAAGCAGGCCGACGCCGATCAGGAATCCTACGGCAAGTTCTGGGAGAATTTCGGCGCGGTCTTGAAGGAAGGCCTCTATGAGGACCGCGGCGAGCACCGCGATGCCATCCTCAAGCTCTCCCGCTTCCACTCGACCAACGGGCCGGCGCTTGCCAGCCTAGCCCAGTACATCGCCCGCATGAAGGACGGACAGGACGCGATCTACACGATCAGCGGCGAGGAGCTGGATGCGCTCCGCGCCAGCCCGCAGCTCGAAGGCTTCGCCGCCAAGGGCGTGGAGGTGCTGCTGCTGACCGACCCGATCGACGAGTTCTGGGTATCGACGATCAACGACTATGAGGGCAAGCCGTTCAAGTCGGCGACGCGCGGCGGCGTCGATCTTGCCAAGATCAAGTCCGCCGACAAGCCGCTCGAGCCCGAGGCGGCGACGGACGACATCGGCGCGCTCTTGGCCATGTTCAAGCTGGCCTTGGGCGACAGCGTCAAGGACGTGCGCAAGACCGAGCGGCTGACCGACAGCGCGGTCTGCCTCGTTGCCGACGAGCACGATCTCGACATGCGGCTCGAACGCATGCTCAGGCAGCACAAGCAGCTCGAAGCCGGCTTCAAGCGCATCCTCGAGGTCAACCCCAAGCACAAGCTCGTGCGCAAGCTCGCCCAAATGGCGAGCCGGAAGGGTGCGGCCCCGGTGATCGAGGAGAGCGCCAAGCTGCTCTTGGATCAGGCGCGCATCGTCGAAGGCGAGCCGGTGCCCGATCCCAAGGCCTTCGCCAAGCGGCTGGCCGACATGCTGGAGCGCGGTCTGGTCGCTTGA
- a CDS encoding DUF1223 domain-containing protein, with protein MTTRRLILSLAPVLVGLGLMSAAAETRAPVVLELFTSQGCDSCPPADAYLGELAKRPDAIALAFHVDYWDYIGWKDPYALADATKRQRDYGGALGARVIYTPQLVIQGAVHEVGSDRGAVARSIAAALRPTVSVRLKREADALKLEIGAGSGPGEVWLVGYDPKHETKVPRGENAGKTLVEYNIVRGFRRVATWSGAALSLDLPVGELPLGSAYAALLQVPGPGPILGAASLPALAE; from the coding sequence ATGACGACGAGACGGCTCATCTTATCGCTGGCGCCGGTCTTGGTCGGCCTCGGCCTCATGAGCGCTGCGGCCGAGACACGGGCGCCGGTGGTGCTCGAGCTCTTCACCTCCCAGGGCTGCGATTCCTGCCCGCCGGCCGACGCCTATCTGGGCGAGCTCGCCAAGCGCCCGGACGCAATCGCGCTCGCCTTCCATGTGGATTATTGGGACTATATCGGCTGGAAGGATCCCTATGCCCTGGCGGACGCCACCAAGCGGCAGCGGGACTACGGGGGCGCGCTGGGCGCGCGGGTGATCTACACCCCGCAGCTGGTGATCCAAGGGGCCGTGCATGAGGTGGGCTCCGACCGCGGTGCCGTCGCCCGCTCCATCGCCGCCGCCCTTCGTCCCACCGTCTCCGTCAGGCTCAAGCGCGAGGCGGACGCGCTCAAGCTCGAGATCGGTGCCGGCTCCGGACCGGGCGAGGTCTGGCTGGTGGGCTACGACCCCAAGCACGAGACCAAAGTCCCGCGCGGCGAGAACGCCGGCAAGACCCTGGTCGAATACAACATCGTGCGCGGCTTCCGCCGCGTGGCCACCTGGTCGGGTGCCGCGCTCAGTCTCGATCTTCCGGTTGGCGAACTGCCCCTGGGCAGCGCCTATGCGGCCCTCCTGCAGGTTCCGGGTCCAGGCCCGATCCTGGGTGCCGCCAGCCTTCCCGCCTTAGCCGAATAG
- a CDS encoding carbonic anhydrase, with product MTRRHLLGGLAAALCPLCLGTGRGARAASAHWSYEGEAGPEEWGKLDPEFRICGLGKEQSPIDLAGTVRAELQPPQVEWRPMPLAILNNGHTVQINAVPGNLMRLAGERYDLLQFHFHHPSEHLIGGRRFDLECHFVHRSAAGRLAVLGVMIEPGPANAALQPIWEAMPRAEGPELKLATTIDPRPLLPRSGGLFRYPGSLTTPPCAEGVSWIVFREPIQASREQIGKFAQLFPLDARPVQGLGPRFILESS from the coding sequence TTGACCCGCCGCCATCTGCTGGGTGGCCTCGCTGCGGCGCTTTGCCCGCTCTGTCTTGGCACCGGCCGGGGCGCTCGGGCGGCAAGCGCCCATTGGAGCTATGAGGGCGAAGCCGGCCCCGAGGAATGGGGCAAGCTCGACCCGGAGTTTCGAATCTGTGGCCTCGGCAAGGAGCAGAGCCCGATCGACCTCGCCGGCACGGTGCGCGCCGAGCTGCAGCCGCCCCAGGTGGAGTGGCGGCCGATGCCGCTCGCCATCCTCAACAATGGCCATACGGTCCAGATCAACGCCGTGCCGGGAAACCTGATGCGGCTCGCCGGCGAGCGCTACGATCTCCTGCAGTTCCACTTCCATCATCCAAGCGAGCATCTCATCGGCGGACGCCGCTTCGACCTCGAATGCCACTTCGTGCACCGCTCGGCTGCCGGACGGCTGGCGGTGCTCGGCGTCATGATCGAGCCGGGCCCGGCGAATGCCGCCTTGCAGCCGATCTGGGAGGCGATGCCCCGGGCCGAGGGCCCGGAGCTGAAGCTGGCGACGACGATCGATCCGAGACCGTTGCTGCCGAGAAGCGGCGGCCTGTTTCGCTATCCGGGCTCGCTCACCACCCCGCCCTGTGCCGAGGGGGTGAGCTGGATCGTCTTCCGCGAGCCGATTCAGGCCTCGCGCGAGCAGATCGGCAAGTTCGCCCAGCTGTTTCCCTTGGATGCGAGGCCGGTGCAGGGCTTGGGGCCGCGCTTCATCCTGGAATCGAGCTAG
- a CDS encoding 2-dehydropantoate 2-reductase: MKICVYGAGAVGGYVAAQLARAGHRVAVIARGPHLAALQRGGLTLEMAGERHRIEVEAVDSPEAAGPQDLVVLAVKAPAIAAIAGRLRPLLGPKTQIMAAMNGIPWWFFAGFDGPWRGRVLESVDPGGTIGRAIPLERLIGAVIYMATDVPEPGLIRHSIGGRLVIGEPKGGSSPRLEELGKSLSVPGLEVKTTAHVWTEVFLKLAGNVSSNTVSALTHGTAAEMYDHPGVREVLLAVTSETYAVAESLGITLGMSPEKRIETGARLGAFKSSMLQDVEQGRPMEVEAIMGAVKEMALMTGVATPTLDVVLALLSLRDRTLRRG, encoded by the coding sequence GTGAAAATCTGCGTTTACGGAGCGGGTGCCGTCGGCGGTTATGTCGCAGCCCAGCTCGCCCGGGCGGGCCATCGGGTCGCCGTCATCGCCCGGGGGCCGCATCTCGCCGCCCTGCAGCGGGGCGGCCTCACCTTGGAGATGGCTGGCGAACGGCATCGGATCGAGGTCGAGGCGGTCGACTCGCCGGAAGCGGCCGGTCCGCAAGACTTGGTCGTCCTCGCGGTGAAGGCGCCGGCGATCGCCGCCATCGCCGGACGCCTACGCCCGCTCCTCGGGCCCAAGACGCAGATCATGGCGGCGATGAACGGCATTCCCTGGTGGTTCTTCGCCGGCTTCGATGGGCCCTGGCGGGGCCGGGTCCTGGAGTCCGTCGACCCCGGCGGGACGATCGGCCGGGCGATCCCGCTGGAACGGCTGATCGGCGCCGTCATCTACATGGCAACCGACGTGCCGGAGCCGGGCCTCATCCGCCATTCCATAGGCGGCAGACTGGTCATCGGCGAGCCCAAGGGTGGTTCCTCGCCGCGCCTGGAAGAGCTGGGCAAGAGCCTTTCGGTTCCCGGCCTCGAGGTGAAAACGACCGCGCACGTCTGGACCGAGGTTTTCCTCAAGCTGGCCGGCAACGTCTCCTCCAACACCGTGAGTGCCCTCACCCACGGCACGGCGGCGGAGATGTACGATCACCCGGGCGTGCGCGAGGTGCTGCTGGCGGTCACCAGCGAAACCTATGCGGTGGCCGAGAGCCTCGGCATCACGCTCGGCATGTCGCCGGAAAAACGCATCGAGACCGGCGCCCGCCTCGGCGCCTTCAAGAGCTCGATGCTGCAGGACGTCGAGCAGGGTCGGCCGATGGAGGTGGAGGCGATCATGGGTGCGGTCAAGGAGATGGCACTCATGACCGGCGTCGCGACACCCACCCTCGATGTGGTGTTGGCGCTCTTGAGCCTCCGCGACCGGACCCTCAGGCGCGGCTAA
- a CDS encoding efflux RND transporter permease subunit, with amino-acid sequence MILSDVSIRRPVFASVISLVVVIFGLFAFQRLSVREYPNIDPPIISVTTNYRGASANVIEVKVTQILEDSISGIEGVRTIVSSSREGSSSISVEFFLNRDIEAATSDIRDKVGRVLSKLPTEADPPVIAKVEADARPILWGSLSSDNLVGLELTDYAKRFLVDRLSNIAGVSAVRIGGERRYSMRIWLDRQSLAARSLTVQDVENSLRRQNIELPAGRIESSNREFTVRTDTGLKTPDQFRNVIVAVQQGYPVKLGELAKVELAAEDLRGEIRNNGRSAVGIGIVKQSTANTLEVADKVKALFELMRPTLPPGVSIDISFDTSLFVAQSIHEVFLALGIALALVVGVIFVFLRSFKATLIPAISIPVAIIGAMMVIAGYGYSLNVLTLLALVLAIGLVVDDAIVVLENIHRHIEEGMPPLLAAVRGAQQIGFAVVSTTLVLIAVFVPISFLPGNIGRLFSEFGISVAACVLFSGMVALSLTPMLCSKMLTPVESEGLLHKLTEPVFQGMTTGYHRLLGAALRAPVIVMALGLATSLSAIGLFNMLQKEFSPIEDRGFFLIQVVAPEGSSINYTRDNVIEVEKILKPLVDDGTALRVFANIAPSFGRPGDVKQAFITVRLKPWSERTRKQQDIVRGLFAKLNGMPGVRAVAINQPSLGQFFQQPVQVVLGGSSYEELVGWRDALMDRMRQNPGLQNISADYDPTKPQLRVVIDRARAADQGVAIDELGRTLETMLGGRIVTTFSDRGDEYNVIVQTSAENRAQPRDLTNIFVRSQTTRTLVPLNSLVTLRDVADAAELNRVDRLRSVTILSSLAPGYSLGEALSFVEQVVASELPPQARLTYKGESREFRESTSALYFTFGMALIVVFLVLAAQFESWIHPLVIMLTVPLAVTGALGGIWFSGVTLNVYSQIGMIMLVGIVAKNGILIVEFSNQLRAGGKAVTAAVHEAAVIRLRPILMTSIATAFSALPLAYATGAGAESRQAIGVVVVFGVLFATLLTLFVVPVFYSLLAGYTKPSSHVSDLINRLEHGERRGEAPAHAAPAHGTPQPGPAPAE; translated from the coding sequence ATGATCCTATCCGACGTCTCCATCCGCCGCCCGGTCTTCGCCTCGGTCATCAGCCTGGTGGTGGTGATCTTCGGGCTCTTCGCCTTCCAGCGCCTGTCGGTGCGCGAATACCCCAACATCGATCCGCCGATCATCTCGGTCACCACCAACTATCGCGGCGCCTCGGCCAACGTCATCGAGGTCAAGGTGACGCAGATCCTCGAGGACTCGATCAGCGGCATCGAAGGCGTGCGCACCATCGTCTCCTCCTCGCGCGAGGGCTCGTCCTCGATCTCGGTCGAGTTTTTCCTCAACCGCGACATCGAAGCCGCGACCAGCGACATCCGCGACAAGGTCGGCCGCGTGCTCTCCAAGCTGCCGACCGAGGCCGACCCGCCGGTCATTGCCAAGGTCGAGGCGGACGCGCGGCCGATCCTCTGGGGCTCGCTCTCCAGCGACAACCTGGTCGGCCTCGAGCTCACCGACTACGCCAAGCGCTTCCTGGTCGACCGCCTCTCCAATATCGCCGGCGTGTCGGCGGTGCGCATCGGCGGCGAGCGCCGCTATTCCATGCGCATCTGGCTCGATCGCCAGTCCTTGGCGGCGCGCAGCCTGACGGTGCAGGACGTCGAGAACTCGCTCCGGCGCCAAAATATCGAGCTGCCGGCCGGGCGCATCGAGTCCTCGAACCGCGAATTTACCGTGCGCACCGACACCGGCCTCAAGACCCCCGACCAGTTCCGCAACGTCATCGTGGCGGTGCAGCAGGGCTACCCCGTTAAGCTGGGCGAGCTCGCCAAGGTCGAGCTCGCCGCCGAGGATCTCCGCGGCGAGATCCGCAACAATGGCCGCTCCGCCGTCGGCATCGGCATCGTCAAGCAATCGACCGCGAATACCCTCGAGGTCGCGGACAAGGTCAAGGCGCTGTTCGAGCTCATGCGCCCGACCCTGCCGCCCGGCGTCTCGATCGACATCTCCTTCGACACCTCGCTCTTTGTCGCGCAGTCGATCCACGAGGTGTTCCTGGCGCTCGGCATCGCGCTGGCGCTGGTCGTCGGCGTCATCTTCGTGTTCCTGCGTTCCTTCAAGGCGACGCTGATTCCGGCCATTTCCATTCCCGTGGCCATCATCGGCGCCATGATGGTGATCGCCGGCTACGGCTATTCCTTGAACGTGCTGACCCTGCTGGCCCTGGTGCTGGCCATCGGGCTCGTGGTCGACGACGCCATCGTCGTCTTGGAGAACATCCACCGGCACATCGAGGAGGGCATGCCGCCGCTGCTGGCGGCGGTTCGCGGCGCCCAGCAGATCGGCTTTGCCGTCGTCTCGACCACGCTGGTGCTGATCGCCGTGTTCGTGCCCATCTCCTTCCTGCCGGGCAATATCGGACGGCTGTTCAGCGAGTTCGGCATCTCGGTCGCCGCCTGCGTGCTGTTCTCGGGCATGGTCGCGCTCTCGCTCACCCCGATGCTGTGCTCGAAGATGCTGACGCCAGTCGAATCCGAAGGCTTGTTGCACAAATTGACCGAGCCGGTGTTCCAAGGGATGACCACCGGCTACCATCGCCTGCTGGGTGCGGCGCTGAGGGCGCCGGTCATCGTCATGGCGCTCGGCCTGGCGACCAGCTTGAGCGCGATCGGCCTCTTCAACATGCTGCAGAAGGAGTTCTCGCCGATCGAGGATCGCGGCTTCTTCCTGATCCAGGTGGTGGCGCCGGAAGGCTCCAGCATCAACTACACCCGCGACAACGTGATCGAGGTCGAGAAGATCCTGAAGCCGCTGGTGGACGACGGCACCGCGCTCCGCGTCTTCGCCAACATCGCCCCTTCCTTCGGGCGCCCGGGCGACGTGAAGCAGGCCTTCATCACCGTGCGCCTCAAGCCGTGGAGCGAGCGCACCCGCAAGCAGCAGGACATCGTGCGCGGGCTCTTCGCCAAGCTGAACGGCATGCCCGGCGTGCGCGCGGTCGCCATCAACCAGCCGAGCCTGGGTCAATTCTTCCAGCAGCCGGTGCAGGTGGTGCTCGGCGGCAGCAGCTACGAGGAGCTGGTGGGCTGGCGCGATGCTTTGATGGACCGCATGCGCCAGAATCCCGGCCTGCAGAACATCAGCGCCGACTACGATCCAACCAAGCCGCAGCTCCGCGTGGTCATCGACCGCGCCCGCGCCGCCGATCAGGGTGTGGCCATTGACGAGCTCGGCCGTACCTTGGAAACCATGCTGGGCGGACGCATCGTCACCACCTTCAGCGACCGCGGCGATGAGTACAACGTCATCGTCCAGACCTCGGCCGAGAACCGCGCCCAGCCGCGCGACCTGACCAACATCTTCGTGCGCTCGCAGACGACGCGCACGCTGGTGCCGCTGAACAGCCTGGTGACTCTCCGCGATGTGGCGGACGCCGCCGAGCTGAACCGCGTCGATCGCCTGCGCTCGGTCACCATTCTTTCTTCGCTCGCGCCGGGCTACAGCCTCGGCGAGGCCTTGAGCTTCGTCGAGCAGGTGGTGGCGAGCGAGCTGCCGCCCCAGGCGCGGCTCACCTACAAGGGCGAGAGCCGGGAGTTCAGGGAATCGACCTCGGCGCTCTATTTCACCTTCGGCATGGCGCTGATCGTGGTGTTCCTGGTGCTGGCCGCGCAGTTCGAGAGCTGGATCCATCCCTTGGTCATCATGCTCACCGTCCCCTTGGCGGTGACCGGGGCCTTGGGCGGAATCTGGTTCTCCGGCGTGACCCTCAACGTCTACAGCCAGATTGGCATGATCATGCTGGTCGGCATCGTGGCGAAGAACGGCATCTTGATCGTCGAGTTCTCGAACCAGCTCCGTGCCGGCGGCAAAGCGGTGACGGCGGCGGTGCACGAGGCCGCGGTGATCCGCTTGAGGCCCATCCTCATGACCTCGATCGCCACCGCTTTCAGCGCCCTGCCGCTCGCCTATGCGACCGGTGCCGGCGCCGAGAGCCGGCAGGCGATCGGCGTGGTGGTGGTGTTCGGCGTGTTGTTCGCCACCTTGCTGACGCTGTTCGTGGTGCCGGTCTTCTATAGCCTGCTGGCCGGCTATACCAAGCCGTCGAGCCATGTGAGCGATCTCATCAACCGCCTCGAGCATGGCGAGCGCCGCGGCGAGGCGCCGGCGCACGCAGCACCGGCGCACGGGACCCCGCAGCCGGGCCCGGCGCCGGCGGAGTAG